The following coding sequences lie in one Polluticoccus soli genomic window:
- a CDS encoding superoxide dismutase: MAHSLPQLPYAFNALEPHIDAKTMEIHHGKHHQAYVDNLNKALAGSDGENKSLEELMANISAFPAAVRNNGGGHYNHSLFWTILGPNGGSPSGDLATAINDAFGSLDGLKEKMNAAGTTRFGSGWAWLIVKDGKLEVTSTPNQDNPLMDVAEVKGTPILGIDVWEHAYYLNYQNRRPDYLNAIWNVINWEEVGKRYSAAKK; this comes from the coding sequence ATGGCACATTCACTTCCCCAACTTCCATATGCTTTCAACGCGCTCGAACCACACATCGATGCAAAGACTATGGAGATACACCATGGCAAACACCACCAGGCTTATGTTGACAACCTGAACAAAGCACTGGCTGGCTCTGACGGCGAGAACAAATCGCTGGAAGAACTGATGGCAAATATCTCTGCTTTCCCTGCTGCGGTGCGCAACAATGGCGGTGGTCATTATAACCACTCACTGTTCTGGACTATCCTTGGACCTAACGGTGGTTCACCTTCAGGCGATCTCGCGACTGCTATCAATGACGCATTCGGCTCGCTGGACGGTCTGAAAGAAAAAATGAACGCTGCAGGTACTACACGTTTCGGTAGTGGCTGGGCATGGCTGATCGTTAAAGACGGTAAGCTAGAAGTAACTTCTACTCCTAACCAGGACAATCCCCTGATGGATGTTGCTGAAGTAAAAGGTACACCCATCCTCGGCATTGACGTTTGGGAGCACGCTTACTACCTCAACTACCAGAACCGTCGTCCTGATTACCTCAACGCGATCTGGAACGTGATCAACTGGGAAGAAGTTGGCAAACGCTATAGCGCTGCTAAGAAATAA